The following DNA comes from Lynx canadensis isolate LIC74 chromosome B1, mLynCan4.pri.v2, whole genome shotgun sequence.
GGCTGGGGCTGGTCTGGAGAGTCAGGTGTGGCTTTGCTGTCTCGTGGCTggaaggctgggctcagctgagtCCTTCTCCGGTTCCACATGTTCTCCAGTGGGGCGCCTTACAGCCAACCCAGGCCTCCAGAGTCACTGTTCCAGAAGACAGACAGTGGCAGCTGTCAGACCCAGAAATGAGCAGGGCTTTACACCCTCACTTTTGCCTGTTGTTGGTTAAGACACAGGCTGCTCAGATTCAAGGCAGGGAGAGACCTAGATCCCACCTCCCCTTGGAGGAATGTCAGAGTTGTAGCCCTCTTTAATGGTCCACGTGCCTCATCATCCTCATCTATAAACTAAGAGGGGTACTTATGATTAtcgtgagaattaaatgagatgaactGGGTATGAGATGAGCATAGGGACTGAAAAAACACGCGTAAAGGGCTTAGAACAGTGCATGGCACGTTAGAAGCATTTGGTAAGCACGGGTCTTTATTATCACTGTCTTAGGCACATGATCCGTCGTTATTTACACTTGTCACCCCTGAGACTCATGAGGAATATGagatgtaaattatttttccagagcTCTCTCTAATCTTGTGGGGGAGGTACAGAATTGCTGTCATGAAGCCATTAGAGAACTGTACTGAGTAGTACAGAATAGTTATGATTTTCATAGTCCGTGTAAATTGTGTAACAGTTTCTAACTGTACATTACTTCTATATAGCTGGAAAATGTCTAAAGATCGAGAACATTTGCTGCATTTTAGCGTTAAAGCCTACAGAGGAAGgttttgtgttgtatttttaatgtcctttttctcgTGGGATGTAGCATAGCACCAGAGCATGGGCTCCAGGGTTAGGAACCAGGCTTTAAATCCTGGCTTTGGAACACAGGATATTTAAACTCCCCATTTCTTAATTTCGTCTCTTCAAAAAGGCCGATAATAGGGTTCTTGTCGTATTATTGGAGTTAATGGATAGAATGTGCTTAACACAGTTCCTGGCCCGAAAATAGTGAATGATAGGTAATAACAATAAGCCAGTAATCCTTTTGTTTTCAAGCAACTGATGGGGCAGGGGTAGGTAACTGAGTACTCTATCATTTGGCTGTTCGGTACCCTCAAGGATTTAACACGGGGCACTGCCCCACCACCTGACATAACGCTCCTCTTTCTGTATTCTTGGTCTGAGTGACAAAACCCTCTCCCCGTGCTTTAGTGTTGCTCTTTATAGGTGTCATCACCTCTAATGCTAGTTTTCTTTGAATCCCACCCTGATctcaaaccaagagatcatgccAGTACCCCAAGCTTTACATGTCAGAAACTAAGCTTTCCGTGAAGAAATAGGGGAATCCAAATGAGGCGTAGAGCTGAGGGTGAGTTTTAGAGATTCAAAGTCGAGGGGTCATACAGTGGAGATGGTTAGCAGAAAGTTGGACATTTGGAGCTAGTGATCAAAGCTAAAGTGTCCCATTTTGGGGTTTTCTGCTTCGAGCAGATGAAGGCCAGGAGTAGATGTGATTTTCATATCCAAGAGAAGGGGGCCCAGGGACTGAATCGTAAGGGGCATTACCGCTTGGTAAGGGGCTCGCCGAGGAGGACGTACAGGATAGAGAGGGAGCAGATCAGGGGCTTGGTAAGAGGAGGGCCCCGGGGGAGGCAGGCGTGTCCAGAGGGAGGTGCGCAGACCGCACTCCACAGGCTGTAGCTGGGGAGCGGCCCCTGCGGGCACGTGTGTAGCAAGACGCAAGGTGAGAAGAGAGTCCTCCGAAAGCAGAGCCGGATGTGGAGTGGCTGCTTTGAGGGGTGTCAGAAAACACGCTGTGATGAATAGAGGTGCCTAGAGGGACGGTTTTGTTGTcctgttttcttctgctttttttcaaCGCGAGGCAATCTTGGTGTGTTCGCAGGAACTGGTGGGCCAGGTGGGGACAGAGCAAAGCAGTGAAAAAGCCGAGAATGAAGCCAAGTGCTGGGGGAGGCCGTGGTGGGggcaaggggaggaggaaagcTGGCTTTGCAAGGAAGGCACACTTCATCCTGTGAAGCTGAAGGGGTCGAGTGAGGGACGAGCGAGAAAACTGGAATTACGAAAATAATTTAAAGGCACTCAGGTTACATCAGGTTATCTGTGGACTCAACCTTCATGGTGAAGTCAGGTCACAGTCACTTTTATGGACGAGGGAGACAGACGTGGTGgaaatgaagagaagggaaagggccTAGGAGAGTAGcggtggggctggaggggggggtGTCAAAAAGATGTAAAGAGACATCACTAACTGTTGTTCGTTAGCAGCAGAGGTTAGCCACTGTGGATCTTAATGGGTGagtgtctgctctgtgccaggcaaaGGTGAATAAGGTGGTGCCCTCAGAGCTCACAGCAGAGCTGGAGACGCAACTGATCGAACATAAGGATTGGTCATCTAGGGAGGCAGGTGTGGGGTGCCGTACGATTGCAGAGGGGGGACCCCAGACTTGAGGAAACACTGAGGAGGAAGGAACACGTTTCCGAACGGCAGGAAAGGCTTCTAGGAGATGGTGACAGCTCAGCAGAGCCCTGATATTTGGAAGGGTCCAGTGTGGATAAAGTATTCCCAGGACAGGAAGTATCAGAACCGAGGGCTTttggggcagagagcaaggcagGGTCCTGTAATCTGCCTGCCCCAGGACCAGCTGGAACAAGACTGGACAAAACCCAGACAGTGTCCAGGAGCCGGGGCTTTTCACAGGCTCTCTGGGTGCTCTTTAGAGAgaacatttgttgaatacttaATATGTCTGTTGCTGTTCTCGATGTTCATGTGGGTTCTCACAATTGTCTCCATAACCCGTGAGGTAGGGTGAGGAATGTGGACATGGAGATAGTCATTGCCCAAAGTCACGTAGGTCATGAGCAGTGTCTGGGGCTCCGCACTCTCCCCAACACAGCTTGTCTGGGGAGCCGCAGGTAGCGTGTTTTGGCGGGCACCTAGGGGGCATGGGAGGGGATAAGGCGATGGTGATCACGATGGGAGAAGGGGCTGTGTTCAAAAGCTTTGTTTTGGCTTCGTGGTTTGGTGACTTTTTCCATCATGCTTCTGCACCGAGGATGAAAGCGAACGAAGAGACCACACCGTTCTGCACGGCCATTGCGGCACACGCCTGCCCCAGGCCGACTTCATCTGTCCCCACGACTTCTCTTCCCTGTGGCGTGTCTCTCCTGTGTATTCAGGTGTCTGAGTACTGTATTCGTGTGGTTGTGTGTCATGTACTTTGTGTGCGTGTGGTTGTGTGTcgtgtacttgtgtgtgtgtgtgtgtgtgtgtgtgtgtgtgtgtgtttagtagaATTTAGGCTTCGTGAGGGCGGGGACTTGGTATGTTTGCTGGTTTGTTGCTGCAGCCCTAGAACCTGGCACATAGAGAGGTTGAAGAGATGTGAGACCTTCCGTGTCTGAAAGAGGGTGTCCCATCTCCTTCAGTCTTAAAGTCAGCGTTCTTGAAAAGGCCTGTAAGATTCTACATGGTCTgaccctctccccttctctctctctctctctctctctccctctctctctccctctctccctctctctctccctctctccctctctctccctctctccctctctctccctctctcttcctctgtctccctctccctccctcttcctccctctccctctctctctctctctctctctctctcgtatgCACATACAAGCACtgacacacacaggcacatcATGTCCTGCCACTCCCTTGGCTTCAGCGCTCTTGAGCTCAGCAGGCGCCTAACGCTTTCTAGTCTGTGCACGTCAGGTACGTGCAAGACGGGTGTTTGCTAAGGTAGCACCCTatcagagaggcaggaaggagcagacGAGTACACGTGCTGCTTTGTGATATCTTTGTTATTAGTGTCTCGTGAcgtaagttaatttattttgacttaCACCTTATCTCTGCAGGTAAGTTCCTAATTTTCCTCACCTTCTAATTCAGCGCCCCACgtataggtgctcaataaatacggaTTGGTCTTATCCACTTGGCTTTTCTCTACCCTTCTAAGTGTTTACATACACAcgctttgttgttgttgaattacTCCAAAGTAGAAACAAGAGAAACGCATATGGCATTATCGTGGTCGTAGTCTACATTTGCACTGTCAAATCCCATGgctctttaaataaattaaaggtttagttcctcagtcacaccagccacatttcaagtgcttaaggCTGCTGTATCGAACGGTGTAGATGCGGAACATTTGCATCACTGCAGGCAATTCTGTGACACTGCACCGGTCCCGATGCTTAAGACCCAGGGTTTTTTATGCTTGTTGTCGGTTCGTTTGAAGGAGCCATGACTGAACTGCAGGTCGGTCCACGGGTTCTGGGGCCACGCAGCTCCCCGTCACCCCTGGCTCACGGTCTACTTCGTGCTCTTCCTCGCAGGTCTCCCGGGTGCTTGAGCATGGACCCGGTTGCCACCCACAGCTGCCACCTCCTTCAGCAACTGCACGAGCAGCGTATCCAAGGCCTGCTTTGTGACTGCATGTTGGTGGTGAAAGGGGTCTGCTTCAAAGCACATAAGAATGTTCTGGCAGCGTTCAGTCAGTATTTCAGGTACGTGTTGTAGGCTTTGTTCTTCTAACCGTTTGGAGAAAAAGCTCTTGTAGCGTGGATGTGTGTTGACTGAATTTTATTCTCTCCTTGGATTTCACCTGTTCTCACCTTTTGCAGCACCTGGTGCgagttttgctttttgtatttagAGCAGCCTGAGAGGAAAAGAGCCTTTTGACCAAAAACTATCTGGGCTGATTGAAAGTGTGTTGCCACTTTGTCTCTAATGGCTCTAATCAATGTCAGGTTTCTCTATGTATTTCTTACCCTTTTGTGGTAAAAAGATTGAAGAATAGAATTGCTGGTGAGAACTTTCTTGTGATAAGAAACTGAAGGGGGGAAAACACCCTACATActgactttttattaaaatattttcatttttgtttttcactgggATAGTCTAAGAAAACCCGTCTGAactgaatttatttcttcctataCTCATTTTTAGGTTGTTAGACGTTGTTGGAGTTAAGTGTTCTACGTACGTTTTCTGAGTAGCTGAGATTTATCTCTCTGTAAGCCCTGAAGCTTTTTTTTGGTACCTCTTTTCCCCTTAAAATGCATACCGTTTCATTGCTCTTGTAAATCGTATATGGAACCTGACTTAATCTTTCCATCAAATTAAACCTCCGCCATCATCCGTGGTCTAAGTACACGTTGTAATGAACGGATCAGCTCACTGAGGTAATCAGCCCTTTTTGTCCCTGTGCAACTTGGTCCCAGACTGCTTTCCCTGCCCCTTTTTAATTTGTGCTTCCCTCAGGCGGGAACAGGGCTGAAGGCTATTTTGGGGAAGCAGGTGATTGGATTAGGGAAAAGGTCCACAAACTTGCCAGACCACGTACCTGACCCAGCTTGGTGGTTTGGATGCAGCACAAACTCGTTCACCTGGAACTTGACGCGTGTGCAGAATAAAGCCCGTGGGCGTTGTGCCCTTTTCCCTCATTCACTCCTAGGGCTCTTCTTGTTCTCACTGCTGGCTTGTGGGCCGTTGGGTTGCAGAGAAACCTCTAACAGATCTGATTACAAAATGAGTGTATATCAAGTCCCTAGAGTTGTcagattcacagagacagaaagtagagcgGTAATGccaggggctgggcgggggggggaataGAAGTTAATTGTTTCATGGGTGTAGAGTTTCGGTTTGGGAAGATGAAACGTTCTGGaaatggacagtggtgatggGGGCACAGCAGTGTGAACGTACTTCATGCCACTGGATTTCCCGTTGGaactatgtttaacatttttaaccaCTTAGGAATggaccagatggtaaatattacgtatattttgccacaattaaacaaactaaaattaaaaaaagaatgagtgtcGAGTGTTGGTTTcttatagttctttttatttttagacatttttaaggCACTGAGATGTGGAAATGTTTTTGTTATGTGTTTTATGGTCTGAAATATAATTTGCCAGACTAGATATGAAATACTCTACCTGTATGCTGCACTCTATCTGTATGCAATCGATCATACATATGGATAATTATACTTTGAAAAGAACAATGAGTATATTTCAGAATTTTACTTTGAGATCTGTTTGGAAGGTTGAATATCCAGCACACTAATTTAATTCATCTGAATTGCTTTATGGACatcttgccaacactttttaaaggattaaaatgcacttcatttaaaaatcttggcatgtaggggcacctgggtggctgagttggttgagcatcccactcttgatttcagctccagtatgatcccagcgtcatgggattgagcctcatgctcaacgcggagcctgcttaagattctctctctctctctctctctctctctctctctctctctctctgcccctctccccctcttacACTCTCTCTAAAGTGAAATTAATAACAGAACATAAATCTCAGCATTTACAGGATAGTATTCTGGAATATTAACATGAGTATTACTCATAAGAAAAAAGTAATCATGCTATAAACAgctatcctttcttttatcaggAGCCTCTTTCAGAATTCTTCAGGCCAAAAAAGTGATGTTTTTCACCTGGATGTTAAAAACGTCAGCGGCATCGGGCAGATCCTGGACTTCATGTACACGTCCCATCTAGATCTTAACCAGGACAACATACGAGTCGTGCTGGACATAGCCCAGTGCTTGCAGGTTCAAAACGTTCTGAATCTGTGTCACACGTTTTTGAAATCGGCCGCTGTGGAACAGCCCCCTGGCGTGTCCTGTAACAGTACATTCTCCCTGCAGAGCGCTCTGGCTGCTGACGCTAACTGTGTCGTCAGCGAAAACTACCCTCCTCCTTTGCTGCAGGAGTGTCCCGCGGAGGTTCAGCAGAGTAAGGTGTTGGATGAACCCCATTCTCACGCTCCCCCGTCAGTTAATCTTCATCACCCTGCGGGCGAAGCGCCCAAACCCGCGCCCGGTCCGCTGGAGGCCAGCGGCCCAGAGCTGCCTCTCAGGCAGAGCTACTGCTACAAACTCCGAAACTTCTACAGTAAGCAGTACTATAAACAGGCTGCCTGTCCCGGTCACGGGAGGGTGGGCGAGCCGCCCTTCCCGTCCAGCACCCCCACGGGTCTCGGTGCCGGGGAGCGCCAGCCTGGCGCGGCCGGCCGGCCTGGATGTGGGCCGGAGCCTGCGGGGCTCCTGCCTCCACACTGCTCGGCCCCGCCCCTGAGTGAGCCGGACCCGGACCCGGAGTCCGACAGCACGCGCCAGCCCCCGGCCAAGCAGATGAGGCTCAAAAAGGCCATCCACCTGAAGAGGCTCAACTTCCTCAGGTCACGGACACCCGCGGAGCCGGCGTCTGAAGCCAGGCGGGAGGACGGTGTGACCGAGCGGGCAGGCCCTGCCGGCGCAGATGCGCGGGAGGAAGCCGGCGGCCCCAGTGCTGAGGGACGAGGAGGCGGGGAGCTCATCGGCTCTGAGCACTCGAACTGCGTGAACGACACGGAGCGGCCCGAGGACCCCGCGGCGCTGGAGGACCAGTCCCAGATGCTCCAGCCGCAGAGACAGTATGCGTGCGAACTGTGTGGGAAACCTTTTAAACACCCAAGCAACCTGGAGCTTCACAAACGGTCTCACACAGGTACACTGATTCAGTGCCCGCAGGCAAAGGAAAGGACCTGACCCAGACGCTCAGACACCACTGCCTGCTCTGCTTTTGTAAGAAGTTTTGCTGTTGCTCGATGACATCATTGATAATCCCCCAGAAAATCCAGGAGCGTTAGCTGCTCTTTCTCTGACGTTGTTGGTGATTACTCTTAAAGAACGATCTCGGAGTTCTGTAGACGCTCTCGTAGAACCAGTTGCAAAAGATGGCACACTTTTCGTTTTTAATCGTGGCTTTGTGTGATAAACCTTCCAGCTTTGAAGAAGCGTAGCGAATTGTTTTGACGCGCTGAAAATCTCAGATATGTTCTAAAACGGATAAGCTGTATTTGCTCTTTAGAATTAGAtgaactttacatttttttaaagcatgatgtTGTAGGTTCATCCAGACCAAAATAACTGAGGGTAATAGTAAAAGGTCTCTGGGAAGCCATGTTAATATCAGATTTTTTCACATTGCGGTTTGGAAGGAAGAGGTACACTTTTTAATAAGGATCAGCTTTAACCGTTTGATAATTGGTTTTCAAACGgtaattcttccattttgaacGTTGAATTTTCAGAGGCTTAGTACCCTAATTCATACCTCGTCCTTTCtccagaaagtttattttttccaaacgCTAAGTGTCACGGATACGACGTTATACGACACTTACATGTTATACGACACTTACGTGTTACTTTCCTTCCTGTAGTTAAACTGGGTGACTCTACTGCACGTGAATTAATGACAGCTCCCCTATAAGCATGAGAAGTACTATGCTAACGGGTGCTTCCAGCATAACTGCTTTTAAGGTGCTTGTGCCATTGTGATCATGTCCACGTGCCATCCTGTTACCACTTTGGGTTGCCCACGGGCTTAGGTGTTTGCTACCTTGTTGCATTATTGAGAGACTTCTATATGGCAGCCCTTCGTTTTCATGTGTTTGCATGTAAAGTGCTTTCGTTGGTGGTAGCGGTTCAGAATTATTTTATGTGAAGGCAGTGTCGTTGGCTCAGCGTTGCCTgaaaaaaacttgttttatttaggTCATTCTGTTTGCTTAAATTTCCTGGAGCCTAACGATCgttatgatttttatttgagaaCATCTCTCTCTAGctttaaaggaaacaaattacATTGTTTGTTCTGAAGGAACATCTTCGGATGCCAGTATCACACAGCCATGCACAGGTGTTGACGGGGACAGAAATTGGGAAGGCGGCAGGCAGTTCTCTGATTACGGTCTGGGGAGCCCTTCCAGGGGGTCTGTGGGGCCTGAACTCTTTCCATCAGAGTCTGTGATGTTACTTGCCCTCTCCTTTCCTGCTCCAGGCACACAGTGGAGTCAGCTAAAGGCTGCGGCCGCTCTGGTGGCCGCCGAGAGGTCTGATGGCGTGTTCTGAAGGTCTCCGTTTCCATTTCTGACGTGGGCTCTACCCACCGATGTAGCCTATGTAAACCAAAGCTCTTTAGGGCCATCAGTTATTCAGAGGGCGAAGGGGTCCTGAGAGCAGAAAGGGAGGCCCCCTGGCGTAGGGTGATTGGCCCCGGTCACTTGTGAGTCTCAGCGACTGGTGACCTCTCGTTTCAGACTGTTGTAACTCAGAATGGGGTCTTTCACTTGACATTATCGTCTTACCCATAATTTCAGACGTGAATGTAGTCACCAAATACAGGATTCGTGTGATTATAATTACTCAGGGTCGGAACTTCCGGCTTGTCCTTGAGGAAGCCGTTCAACTCAAAAAATATCCTGGCAGGAGCTCAGAGAGCTAGCAGGGTGCCAAACTTCAGCAACACAGGAAGAAGGGAAAcgttcatatttaaaaaaagaatcttaatgaAACCACTTCATTTGAGGGGGATTCTTGGTCTTCAAAGCATAGTAGGTTTTACAGGCCACAGGGGGTACCTTGAAGTACGCTTTTCCTGTTCTCTACGCCGGGTCAGAGCTGCGGTGGTTCCCCTGGGGTGGTGTCCACTCTGGACAGAGGTCGCCCGTCTGTTCTGTTCCAGGACGCAGAGGCCGGCGGTGGCCAGGGAAGCACGTCTCCCTGCTGAATCTTGTTTTCCCCTGTAAGCGCACGTCAGCCACCGAAAGGCGGCGGAGAGGGGTCTTCCCCGGCACGCTTGAAGTCCACCCCTGTGTGGCCGCCTCGTGCAGTGCGAACGAGGCTCCCTGGCCGTGTCGGAAACTGGTGGTAAAGGACTCAGGCCGAAGGGCAGGGGAGCAGGCCGCTGCTGTCCGGCAGATCGCCTCTGCGCCGTCCAGGGGGGTGTGGGACAATCAGGAGGACGTGGGGACTCTGCCCACGCTCGTACTTTGGGAAAGAAGGCGACGCCGTCTTCTGAGAGGGCAGCAGAGATGGTGTAAACATTTTGAACAAAATTGTGGTGCCGATGTGACTAATGATTTTACaagttgttattttgttttgtttcaggtgAGAAACCTTTTGAATGTAACATTTGTGGGAAACATTTCTCTCAGGTGGGAATACTCTTATTTACTTTAATAATTGGAAACCCGAAACCCagtgcttttttttattattattacaaataagaCCTACATTTGGACTTCTGAGAGAAGCCTCTGGTGGTGTCTGTAACGTTGACTTCACACTAAATcggaagaaaataatttctaagggAAACAAATTTTTAGATCATCAGGggaaaaacagcatttttttgtAAGGGTGTGAACTTCCCCCCCACTTAAGGATGGGTCCGATCCTggtatgtttcttctcttttgtgaACGAGCTTTCCGGTAAACCACAGTGAGCACCCACCCACCTGGAGGCCGCAAGTGCCGGGCTGTGTCCAGGACAAATGTCCCCTTCCTCCGGCTGGCACATCAGTTGTTAGGATGCGGGGAACAGAGCAAGCATTTCTCGTTCCTGCTTGGCCCGCCTTTCAGCTGACCCCTGTTTAATGATCATTGGGACACGTATAAAGTCTCCCCATCCAGCCAGTGTTTTGGTCCCTCCTATGCGTGCTGATCCGGGCGCTGGACGTAAACACCCCCTAGAGGGTCAATGTGTTAGAGGAAATTCTGAACGTAGACTGGTGGCAACCCACTTCTGAAATGGAGGGAGAGCCCTGCTTCTCTGCCACGTGCCGGGCGCTGGCATTTTAGAGGGTGGGTGAGGCCGGCTGCTCGGCCCCGGGCGCACGGGCCCGCCGAGGAAACAGCCACCCCACGCCGTCGTTCCACTGGCGGGTGCCGTAGATCCGGTCGCAGCTCGTGCAGACGCTGTGTCACCGGGGCCAGGACTCTGGGCTGGGCCCTGACCCAAGAGCCCTCCAGGCCATAGAGTTGGCCGCAGCGCTCCCCAGGGCACGGAACCTCCGTGGCGGCGCCGTCTTCTGGCACGTCCCCCACGGAGCCAGCCCTCCGGGGTCCCCTTCgttctcccccccaacccccaaacctGTGCCCTCAGGGGCTtttccctcccactgccacctACCTGCAGGGATTCACTGAGTCCGGACCCCTGCCTTTGCGTCTTTAGTCCACACTTGCCGTCCAGGAGAACTCTGGCACCCACACTGCGTCCACTAGGTTTTTGAGAAGCGAGGGGAGTCCTCTCTCCTCCAGCTGCCAGTTATTCAAGGCCCTGGCGGCTTCAGGATGGCCTCGCCTGGGGCTTCCGAGCTGTGGCCACGATGATGGGCAGTGTGGATTTGGATCCCGCCCCTGGCCTGCTACTCAGTGACCTCGGGCAAGCCACCCCACCCTTTGCAACGTCAGCTTCCTTGTCTGTGAAACCAGGGAAAGGAGATGACTGACCCTGGGGAGCATGTGGGGAGTAAACGAGCTGGTAGGAGTAAGAACTCCTTTCTGCCTGGCACGTAGCTCGTGCTCAGGGGGCGTCATTATCTCCCGTCCCAGGGCCGCCCTCTCCGTTCTTGCAGACCAGTCTTCCcagggcacccccccccaccaccaccatcttaACCTCACagctttggggtgggggagaacctAAGACTTGGACTCATGACTGTTAACAATTAGCAGCCATCACTCCCTGGCCCACATTGTCCTAATTCTTAAATCAGGATCGTACTATCTCATGCAAGTGTCAGGAGTAAATGAAACAGTGGACACGAAAGCCCTTCGGACGTTTAAAATGTGATGACGGCTTAGGGTCTGTCCTCTCCTTGCATGGAATCCTTCCCTGACCCTTCTTTGCTAATCACAGAGAACCGGACATTGAAGCGTCCGTAGTCAGCCTTCAGCCTCCTCTCCCGGCATCGATGGCAGGTCTGgcctccagagattctgatttggtCGCTTTGGGGTACGGCCCGGGTGTAGGGATGTGTTAGTACAGCGATTTGGAAGTGTGGCTGAGGTTGAGGACCGCTGCTCAGACCTCGTCCTGCACTTGCCCTCCGGAGTCCCATCAAGGTGGCCCTGATGACTGCCGCTCCCAAAATCCTCCTCTGCTGGGGTCTGTGTTTTTGTCGGAGTTTTGTGAACATAGGATTACGTATACTTGCAGTTTTCAGATGCATATTGCTGTTTTACTTCGTAgtgaaattatgaaattttttGTGAACAAGGACTTCTGTTTAAAAACCACTCAGTAATAAGTGTTTGTGGCAAGCGTGGGGTGTGCTGGGGAAATATGCATAGGGAACAGCATGGGCAAAGAGAAGCGAGTGCTCGTTTCTGCCTGGAAGAAGTGGCGTTCGGGGTGGGTGATGAAGACGGGAAGTATGTTACGAGATTGCTCAGGTGAGCCCCAAAGACAAGCAGACATTTGATAAGCCTGGGGGTCTCTGGCATTGAGGAAGCTGTCGCGTTGTGGATACAGGGATACTTTGTAAGTAGTGCCCGCTGACCATCTCCGCCTTACGGCAggcagtcatttttattttttatttttttaatttcttttttgtattattttttatattaaatataatttattgtcagattggtttccatacaacacccagtgctcatcccaacaggtgccctcctcaatgcccatcatccaccctcccctccttcccaccccccctcaaccctcagttctcagtttttaagagtctcttatgttttggc
Coding sequences within:
- the ZBTB49 gene encoding zinc finger and BTB domain-containing protein 49 — protein: MDPVATHSCHLLQQLHEQRIQGLLCDCMLVVKGVCFKAHKNVLAAFSQYFRSLFQNSSGQKSDVFHLDVKNVSGIGQILDFMYTSHLDLNQDNIRVVLDIAQCLQVQNVLNLCHTFLKSAAVEQPPGVSCNSTFSLQSALAADANCVVSENYPPPLLQECPAEVQQSKVLDEPHSHAPPSVNLHHPAGEAPKPAPGPLEASGPELPLRQSYCYKLRNFYSKQYYKQAACPGHGRVGEPPFPSSTPTGLGAGERQPGAAGRPGCGPEPAGLLPPHCSAPPLSEPDPDPESDSTRQPPAKQMRLKKAIHLKRLNFLRSRTPAEPASEARREDGVTERAGPAGADAREEAGGPSAEGRGGGELIGSEHSNCVNDTERPEDPAALEDQSQMLQPQRQYACELCGKPFKHPSNLELHKRSHTGEKPFECNICGKHFSQAGNLQTHLRRHSGEKPYICEICGKRFAASGDVQRHIIIHSGEKPHLCDICGRGFSNFSNLKEHRKTHTADKVFTCDDCGKSFNMRRKLVKHRVRHTGERPYGCPACGKCFGGSGDLRRHVRTHTGEKPYACEVCSKCFTRSAVLRRHKRTHCRPEARRDALDELAQALDASDLEKSQGSDAFSQDVPVALMPASLKLPAHPVEESVTEFDGHAAGPYCKFRAAVEPHGAGGPEKLGPDPGKLAKRPLQPAPQQTFAYPGAAASAGDQPLPADSPSLGRSSPAALDNPCGDGPGGRAASTPYRNPEGQFFSSMTLWGLAMKTLQNENELDQ